GTTCCTTGGGCGGCGAGTTCAGTGATGATATCTCCGGCGCTATCGACAATGTATGTATCGTTCCCCAATCCGCCTTGGAGTTGGTCGTTTCCCAGCCCTCCATCGAGGGTGTCGTTTCCAGCTAATCCATTGAGGGTGTCGTTGCCAGCTAATCCATTGATGACATCTGCATTCGCAGTTCCCGTTAAGTTATCAGCGCCAGCAGTGCCATTAATGGGACCCGGTACTAGGGTTTTGAAGTTCCAGGTACTATTTCCAGTAATACCAGCATAATTATTGCCAGCAACATCCTTAATTGCACCGTTGGCTATTTCAACGTAGTAATCGGTGTTTGGCGCTAAATCTGCCGTTGGGTTAATCGTCAGTTGACTCCCACTCAATGAAATATTAGCAGCAGTTACCGCAATGGTTTCTACCACAGAGTTATCAGACAGTTTCTTGATGACAACATTGCCAGTGCCTTTTTGGATGGCTTCGCTGAAGTTGACAACTAAATTAGCACCAACTGCTACCGCTGTCGCATTATCAGCCGGAGTGAAAGTGCTAGCTATCGGTGGAGTTGTATCGGCCGGTGCTAGGGTTTTGAAATTCCAGGTGCTATTTCCGGTAATTCCCGCGTAGTTGTTGCCAGCAATATCCTTAATCGCACCGTTGGCTACTTCCACGTAGTAATCGGTGTTTGCCGCTAAATCTGCCGTTGGGTTAATCGTCAGTTGACTCCCACTCAATGAGATATTAGCAGCAGTTACCGCAATAGTTTCTACAACCGAATTGTCAGACAGTTTCTTGATGACAACATTGCCAGTGCCTTTTTTGATAGCTTCGCTGAAGTTGACAACTAAATTAGCACCAACTGCTACCCCTGTAGCATTATCTGCCGGAGTGAAAGTGCTAGCTATCGGTGGAGTTGTATCGGCATTGATAACTGCTCCTGTTCCTTGGAATGTATAACCAGGGGAAGCATTTTTACTACTAAAGTTGACCTTGGCGTTGCCTGTAGTAAAAGTAGGTAACGCTGTGAAGTTGGCTTTGTATAGGGTTGTAGGTGAAGCAACATTTGGCCAAGCCACACCCCCGAAATTCAGCCAAGCCACATTAATCACTTTATCAGTGGAGGAATCATTATCTTCATCTTGGGTGTCCGTCTCTGGAGTGCCGATAGTCGGTGCTACAGGAGTTGACAATACCCCAGGATTAGCAAAATCGACAAAGTTAAGCTTAGAAGAATCGTAGTGGAGTTTAAATCCGAAGGAGGATGGCAGAGTGCTGTTGTTATCTGATGTGGAATACTTGGCATCAATTGAAACTGAACTACCCGGAGCTACTTTCTGAGTGCTAGCATTCGCGCTAATACTTTGCGTAGCACCACTATTGGTAATTACGCCACTAGCATTGGCAATTGTGCTATTACTGGATGCCGGGGCTGTAGGCAGATAGGAGCTTAAGAATTGCTGAATCTGAGTCGCAGTGGTGCGAGTAGCCCCAGTACCAATGGCTCCATTTGTTAGGGTAGTACCAGTAAAACCAAACAGATATCGAGCAATCAAAATGCCGTCGGTAGCTCCCTGAGCGACACCGTTACCATCGGCATCTAGCATCGTCGTGCGACCATTTTCTAGGTAAGCCTGTATGTCTGTAGCAGTGGTGCGGGTGGCCCCAGTACCAATGGCCCCATTAGTCAGGGTGTTACCAGTAAAGCCAAACAGATTGCGAGCCATCAAAATGCCATCGGTGGCTCCCTGTGCTGCACCGTTACCATCAGCATCCAAACTGACCGGTGGCGCTAAAGTCAAGACGGCGGATGTGGGTGAAAGGCTGTATCCGGGAGAAGTGTTATTACTGCTAAAGTTGATGTTTGTCCCTGTATAGGTTGATGATGCGGTAAAGTTGGCTTTGTATAGGGTGGCCGGTAGAGGAGTATTCGGCCAAGCCACACCCCCGAAATTCAGCCAAGCTACGTTAATTACTTTATCCGTGGCTGGGTCGTTATCTTCATTCTGGGTATCCGTATCTGGAGTTCCGATGGTGGCTGCTACGGGAGTTGACAACACCCCAGGATTAGCAAAATTGACAAAGGTTAGTTGTGAGGAGTTGTAGTGCAGTTTAAATCCAAAGGAGGATGCTAGGCTGCTATTGTTATCGGATGTGGAATATTTGACATCGACTCCGACGGAGTTATTGGGCCTGAAGCCTTTGGTGGTTTGATTTCCGGCGGTAGCACTATCAAAGTCAGGTGTAATTGTCTGTAGTAGCCCACCAGCGGTAGCAGTTTGGAAATTCCAGGTGCTATTTCCGGTAATACCAGCATAATTGTTGCCAGCTAAATCTTTAATCGCACCGTTGGCTACTTCCACGTAGTAATCTGTGCCTTGTGCTAAATCTGCCGTTGGGTTAATCGTCAGTTGACTACCACTCAATGAGATATTAGCAGCAGTGACAGCGATGGTTTCTACCACAGAGTTATCAGACAGTTTTTTGATGACAACATTGCCAGTGCCTTTTTGGATAGCTTCGCTGAAGTTGACAACTAAATTAGCACCAACTGCTACTGCTATAGCATTATCTGCCGGGGTGAAACTGTTGGCTGTCGGTGGTGTGATGTCGGCGATTGCTGCGGTTTGGAAATTCCAGGTGCTATTTCCGGTAATACCAGCATAATTGTTGCCAGCTAAATCTTTAATCGCACCGTTGGCTACTTCCACGTAGTAATCTGTGCCTTGCACTAAATCCGCCGTTGGGTTAATCGTCAGTTGACTACCACTCAATGAGATATTAGCAGCAGTGACAGCGATGGTTTCTACCACAGAGTTATCAGACAGTTTCTTGAGCACAACATTGCCAGTGCCTTTTTGGATAGCTTCGCTGAAGTTGACAACTAAATTAGCACCAACTGCTACTGCTATAGCATTATCTGCCGGGGTGAAACTGCTGGCTGTCGGTGGTGTGATGTCTGCTGCTGCTGCGGTTTGGAAATTCCAGGTGCTATTTCCGGTAATACCAGCATAATTGTTGCCAGCAATATCCTTAATTGCACCGTTGGCTACTTCCACGTAGTAATCGGTGTTTGCCGCTAAATCTGCCGTAGGGTTAATCGTCAGTTGACTCCCACTCAATGAAATATTAGCAGCAGTTACCGCAATGGTTTCTACCACAGAGTTATCAGACAGTTTCTTGATGACAACATTGCCAGTGCCTTTTTGGATAGCTTCGCTGAAGTTGACAACTAAATTAGCACCAACTGCTACTGCTATAGCATTATCTGCCGGGGTGAAACTGCTGGCTGTCGGTGGTGTGATGTCGGCAGCCGGAGCAATATTCAATCGAATCGAACCTGTAGCACTCTGATAACCATCAACAGCTATTTGATAGGTTGTCCCGGCTGTCGCATTAAGGTTGATGAGGCTAGTTGCATTACCCCCTCCATCATCATTGGCATCAATCAAAGTCAGGTTATTAACCGCCGATCCCGTGAAAAGTGACAAGTAAGTATCAAAATTACTGCCCTTGGTGTCTACCACAAAAGTATTGCTACTGGGTGCTGTCCAAGACCACCACACCGAGTTAGTCGTCCCATTTTGGATAGGTTCGCCTACTTCTCCGGTGGCTCCAATATTTGAGCCGGTTGTACTCACAGGTACGCCATTTAGGACAATCCGATTAGCCAAATTATCATTCGTAACACTCAAAGCATTGTTAATGTTTAAGCGACCTCCTGAAACCGTCTTACCAGCTAAAGCGGAAATAGGGTCAGTTTTTTGCATCAGCGTGTTTTTAACTTGCTGTGCTGTCCAAGTGGGATTTTGAGACCACACCAAGGCCGCCGCCCCGGTGACATGGGGAGCAGCCATCGATGTGCCAGAGATGGTATTGTAGGTTGAGTTAGGCCAGGTGCTATAAATATCTGAACCGGGGGCGCCTAAATCTACTGTGGTGGCTCCATAGTTGGAGAAAGAGGATAGTCCATCGGTGCGAGTGGTTGAGGCAACAGAGATAATATTGGCTAGGTCGTAGTTGGCTGGATACTCAGGAGTTATGTCAGTGTTCAGTGAACTATTACCCGCCGCCGCAACGAATAAAGCTCCCTGTTGTCCGGCGGTATTGATGGCATCGGATAGGGCTTGACTGTAGCCGCCACCTCCCCAAGAGTTATTAGTAAGTTTGACTCCCTTGGCTGTTGCATAGTTAATAGCGAGAATTGCACCAGAGATATAGCCTGGACCACTATCGCTGAAAAACTTAAGTGGCATAATCTTGGCATTCCAGGCAACCCCTGTCACCCCAACGCCGTTATTGCCTTTTCCGGCAATGGTTCCCGAAACATGGGTTCCATGTCCATTCGCATCCATCGGGTTATTGTCGTTATCGGCAAAGTCCCAGCCACGAATATCATCTATATATCCGTTATTGTCGTTATCGATGCCATCTCCGGCGATTTCCCCTGGATTTTGCCAGATATTTCCCACTAAATCGGGGTGGTTGTAATCAACGCCTGTATCAATAACGCCGATAACTAAGTTGGGATTTCCCTTTTGAATATCCCATGCTTCCGGGGCGTCGATGTCTGCATCGGGGGTTCCCCCACTTTGGCCTGTGTTGTTGAGTCCCCATAATTGGGAATAACCAGGGTCATTGGGAGTTGTGGCTTGGGGGGTAATTGTCCCTAAATCTTTTTGAGCAGGATTCGTTTTTTGGACATCTTCAAGGGTGATGAGGTAATCCGGCTCTATGTATTCAAACTGTGGATTATTTTTGTAGGCGGCTATTGTTTGTTCAACTTTTCCTGAAGGAATCTGCCAAATTTCGATCCCAAGTTTTTCGGCTTGTGTGACTTTGGTGACTCCGATGTCTGCCTGCAAGTTGGTAATAGCACTGGCATTGGCGGTAGGCTTCCGTTTGACTATTAAACGATCCGATCTAAAATTTTGGTCCATAACAATTTGACTCCTACATTAATAACGAAAATTTGGTAACAGACTTTGGCAGAAAAGCTATTTGCTGTAATCTATAGCGGTTTCAGCAACATGAGATACAGCAGATTCCAATACCTCTCGGTTAAGCACAGAATTGAAGAATTCAATCTCCTAAAATACTTGCTTGCCTCGAAGCGCGATCGCCCGGGCTAATTTCCTTAACCCAGAGGTATGGGGTATCGATGGGGTCAGTTTTGCCCGCAAAGTCGATCGAGAAATAGTTGTCGTTGAGATTCCCGATAGAAGTAGTAGACATGGTGCACCTGGATTGATAATTTTTTATGGATTAAATCAGCGGGCATAGCAAAGAAATTGCCAAGCAACAGCACAACAGCGGGCGAATGCAACTGAACGAGCAAAAGTTTACAAAGTCCTTAAACTCGCTGGATTTTCGTCTGCTATTTACCTATCAGTCGTGACCCGGATTTTTTATGCGGGTTGTAATAAAACTTTACAAAAAACCTCGATCGCCTAACAATTCAACACTACCGACTAAGGAGAGTAGACTGTTCGACATTTATTTTTTTCGTATAAAAATTTTATCTGTAGCCACTTTTACACACGTAGTAAACTTTACGTATTTTTTTATACTTATTTGTTTAAGTTGATTGCGTCTGGGATACAAGAATATTATCTGGTTTGCATAAGCCAGCGCATCCGCAATATGTAGTAAAACTCTAGGCCAATTAGCTTAATTGCCCAGCAACAGCAGCCGTAGGGTGCGTCGCCATAGATAATCCCTCAATAAAAATCGACAATCTGATAGCGACGCACCTGACAAACAGGGTTGTTTCTAATCTGGGATGGCACGGTGCGTCGCTGTGAGATTGTCGCTCTTTATGCAAGACTCTTCGAGGCGACGCACCCTACGAATACTTGGCTTCTCAACCAGAATCTAGGTAAACCCGCCCGCACTCACTCAACCAGAATCTAGGTAAACGGCACTTTATCAGCTAAAAAACATCAAAGTGTAAGGGTGATTCCTGTACAAAAAATCAAAAAATCTCACCAACAATCATCCCCGCCAATATTACAAACCCAACCCAAACATTTTGGCGAAATATTTGACCGTAAACAGGCTTAGGAATATCCGTTTTTCGCAGTTGACTGTACTGCAAAAACCACAGAACTGCCGCCGCACAAATTGCTATCCAAAAACCGACGTGCAAGTGCAGATTGATTCCCATTGCTGCTAACAAACCGACGGTACCAACAAAGAAAAAACCCACAGCGTTAGTTACATTTTTTCCGAAAAATATGGCGCTGGAATTCACGCCTAAACGCAGGTCATCTTCTCTGTCGCTCATCGCGTAAACTGTATCAAATCCCATTGTCCAAAACACGACGGCTCCCCATAACAGCCAAGTTGCTAATTCTAATTTGTTGACGGCGGCACTCCAACTAATTAAAACTGCAAATCCCCAGGCTATTGATAATACTAATTGCGGCACTGGAAAAAATCTTTTTGCTAGGGGATAGCAGATAATTATCGGTACAGCCGCAACGCACAACCAGAAACTTAAAGGATTGAGATAAAGTGCAAGAATCGCCGCGCAAGCAAAGGAGATTAAGGCAACTCCTATTCCAGTTTGCACGGTGAGGGCGCGGGATGCTAGCGGGCGCGATCGCGTTCTTTCTACTTCTGGATCGATATCGCGATCCCACAAGTCGTTAATCACGCATCCGGCGGCACTTGTGGCTAGGGTGCCCAATACGATCACACCGACTAATGCAGCAGGCGGTCTCCCGTGTGCTGCTAAAAAGACGGCCCACAGGGCTGGTATCATTAAAATTAGCCTTCCTGCTGGTTTGTCCCACCTCAAAAGCTTTGCGACTGTTAGCAATGTGGATTCGGTTGGGCGATCGGACTCTTGAAGCATTTTAATCTCTAGATTTTAGGTTTTTAACTTTAAATCTTATCAAATTTTAGGCAGAATTACCTCATACAGGAGATTTCAGGTCGATCGAGTACACATCAAAAACCCGGAGGGCGGGCACGGGGGCACCGCCCCTACTGCAAACCGATTTTTTTGTACTTTACTTACCTGAAGAACTAGGTAAAAGTCTTATCCACTCAGCAGTTCCCGATTTTTGTTGATTTAATATGATGCTTAACTGGATTCGTGAAATAATCATAAATATCTGTCAACCCTGATACACTCCTATGGTTAATTCACTTGCTGCTGCGGAGTCAAATCGTATTATTGCCGCTATTGATATGGGTACTAACTCGTTTCACATGGTGGTGGCGCGCATCGATCCGAAATTGCCTGCGTTTGCGATTATTGCTAGAGAAAAAGATACGGTTCGGTTGGGCGACTGTGAGGCTAAAACAGGGTGTTTGAAGTCTGAGGTTATGGAAAGGGCGATCGCCACTTTGCGCCGTTTTCAAGATATTGCTAAAACTTTTAATGCTGAACAAGTCATCGCTGTAGCTACGAGTGCGGTTCGAGAAGCCCCTAACGGGCGCGATTTCCTCAAACAAGTTACTGACGAATTAGACTTGAATGTGAGCTTGATTTCAGGACAAGAAGAAGCCCGGAGAATTTATCTCGGCGTGCTTTCTGGGATGGAATTTAACAATCAATCCCAGGTAATTATTGATATTGGTGGCGGTTCTACCGAGTTGATTTTAGGAGATAGTTCGGAACCGCGCTGTCTCACGAGTACCAAAATTGGTGCTGTGCGCTTAACAGGAGAATTTGTCAAAACTGACCCGATTAGCCGGGAGGAGTTTGCCTATTTGCAAGCTTATATTCGGATTTCGCTGGAAAGACCGATCGACGAATTGCGATCGCAGTTCAAGATAGGCGAAGAGTTGCGCTTGATCGGTACTGCGGGAACGATCGAAACTTTGGCTGCAATTAACGCTCGCGAAAAGTTGGGAACAGTGCCCAGCCCGCTAGCTGGATATCAGTTAAGTTTAAAGGATTTGCGCGATTTAGTCAATCGTTTCCGCAAACTTTCCTACTCCGAAAGGCTGGCCATTCCGGGAATGTCGGACAAGCGGGCGGAAATTATTCTGGCGGGCGCTTTGATTTTGCAGGAAGCGATGATACTCTTAGACATGGAATCGCTCACGGTGTGCGATCGATCTTTGAGAGAAGGCGTCATTGTTGACTGGATGCTAAGCCGCGGTTTGATAGAAAACCGCTTGCGCTATCAAGGTTCAATCCGCCAGCGCAGCGTTATGCACATGGCCGAAAAATATCAAGTTAACTTAGAACAAAGCCAAAGAACCGCAGAATTTGCGCTGAATTTGTTCGACCAAACCCAAGGAATTCTGCACAATTGGGGCAGCGAAGAACGCGAGTTGCTGTGGGCGGCATCGATTCTGCACAACAGCGGTTTGTACGTCAGTCATTCGGCACACCACAAGCATTCTTACTATTTAATTCGCAATGGTGAATTATTGGGCTACACTGAAACCGAGATTGAAGTAATTGCCAATATAGCTCGCTATCACCGCAAAAATCCTCCTAAAAAGAAGCACGATAATTTTGTAATTCTTCCGAAAAAATACCGGGAAGTTGTTAGTAAATTGCATCCTTTTCTGCGGTTAGCCGTAGCGTTGGACAGGCGGCAAATTGGCGCGATTGCTGATTTTAAATGCGAACACCGCCCGGAAGTTCGAGAATTTCACTTGCGGCTGGAGCCTCTCACTCCTGGGGACGATTGCGCTTTAGAAATGTGGAGTTTGGATTATAAAAAGCCGTGTTTTGAGGATGAATACAATCTCAAATTAGTCGCAACTTTAGAGCCGACTTTGGTTACAGTTTAAATACCAGCCAGAGCAACTGTAAGGTGCGTCAGGGGAAAAAATCAGGAAAGTGAGAAAAAATGCAGCCCTGACGCACCCGACAATAACGACAATAACCAACCGTAGGGTGCGTCAAGCGAAAAAATCAAGAAAGTGAGAAAAAATTTAGTCCTGACGCACCCGACAATAACGACAATAACCAACCGTAGGGTGCGTCAGGGGAAAAAATCAGGAAAGTGAGAAAAAATGCAGCCCTGACGCACCCGACAATAACGACAATAACCAACCGTAGCAGCCCTGACGCACCCGACAATAACGACAATAACCAACCATAGGGTGCGTCAAGCGAAAAAATCAAGAAAGTGAGAAAAAATGCAGCCCTGACGCACCCGACAATAACGACAATAACCAACCGTAGGGTGCGTCAGCCGAAGATCATCTGTCTGTCGTCACAACATTCACTCCTGACGCACCCTACAATAACAAACCGTAGGGTGCGTCAGGCAAAAAAATCAAGAATGTGAGAAAAGATACAGCCCTGACGCACCCGACAATAACAAACCGTAGGGTGCGTCAGGCAAAAAATCAAGAATGTAAGAAAAGATACAGCCCTGACGCACCCAACAATAACGACAATAATAAACCGTAGGGTGCGTCAAGCGAAAAAATCAAGAAAGTGAGAAAAAATTCACTCCTGACGCACCAGACAATAACCAACCGTAGGGTGCGTCAGGCAAAAAAATCAGAAATGTGAGAAAAGATACAGCCCTGACGCACCCGACAATAACGACAATAACTAACTCAATCTTATGTCGAACTACCGAAGAACCAACATACCAGGAGCAACCTACTTTTTCACCCAAGTCACTTATCAAAGAATTCCTTGGTTATGTCGCGATATTGCTCGCGAATCTTTACGAAAATCCCTCCTCCGAGTCCAGCGACTTTACCCTTTTTCAATTGATGCAATTGTTCTATTGCCAAATCACATACATTGTATTTGGACGCTACCAGCCCGTGATAACAACTATGCAACTCGTTGGCGATTCATTAAAACCTTTGTCACTCATGAATGCGCTAACCAATTAGGAATAAAAGCCGAAATCAGCCAATCTCGACAAAAACGTAAAGAAAGAAATCTTTGGCAACGAAGATTTTGGGAACATTTAATTAGAGATGAAGCAGACTATGCTAATCATTGCAATTATATTCATTACAATCCAGTCAAACATGGTTTATGTCATTCGCCCAAAGATTGGCAATATTCTAGTTTCCATCGATTTGTTGCCGAAAGCATTTATCCTGAAGATTGGGGAGCAAATGACATCCCAGATATTCCGGCACATATCGGTCACGAGTAGTCTGTAGGGTGCGTCAGCCGAAGATTCTCTGTCTATCGTTAAAAATTTTTACAACTGACGCACCCTACAATAACTTACCCTCGGGTGCGTCAGACGGAGATTATCTGTCTATCGTTAAAAATTTTTACAACTGACGCACCCTACTATAACTAACCGTAGGGTGCGTCAGACGCAGATTATCTGTCTCTCGTCAAGATATTTTACAACTGACGCACCCTACCATAACTACAATAACTAACCGTAGGGTGGGTCAGACGGAGATTATCTGTCTATCGTTAAAAATTTTTACAACTGACGCACCCTACTATAACTACAATAACTAACCGTAGGGTGCGTCAGGTGAAGATTATCTGTCTATCGTCAACATATTTTCCAACTGACGCACCCTACAATAACTACAATAATCGCCCATTTCAACAATTTCAACATAAAATAGACAAATGTCCAATCCTTTACTTTCCCTCAACTACGAGCCCGCCCTCGAATCCCTCGGCGGCGACTACTTCGATGAAGTCCCGGCGGCCGACTTTCCGCAGCACATCCTCCGCTTCCGCAACGACCAATTATTGCCCACCTTGGGTTTAGATCCCGCACAAGTAACCGACGAAGATTTCATCCAAGCATTCGGCAAATTTCACTGCGTGCGTCCCTTTCTCGCACTCCGCTATCACGGCTATCAATTCAACGAATATAACCCGAATTTAGGCGACGGTAGAGGCTTTTTGTACGGTCAAGTTCGCGGTACTGATGGCAGACTTTACGATTTCGGTACTAAAGGTTCCGGTCGCACTCCCTACTCGCGCAGCGCTGATGGTAGACTCACTCTCAAAGGGGGAGTTCGCGAAGTTTTGGCCGCCGAAGCTTTGCACCGATTGGGAGTTCGGACATCTCGCTGTTTTAGTTTAGTTGAAACTGGGGATGCTTTGTGGCGAGGCGATGAACCTTCTCCGACGCGATCGTCTGTGATGGTGCGTTTTAGCCACTCTCACATCCGATTTGGCACTTTTGAAAGACTAAATTATATCCGCCGCCCGGATTTAATTAAAAAACTTTTAGATTTTGTAATTGAATATTATTATCCTGAGATTCATTTAGAATCTAGCAATTCTGGTGTTTCGCCTGCGGAAAAGTATGCGCTTTTTTATGCGGATTTAGTCAAGCGTGTAGCTGAATTGGTCGCTCAGTGGATGGCGGCAGGTTTTTGCCACGCTGTGCTGAATACTGATAATATGTCGATTACTGGTGAAAGTTTTGATTACGGGCCTTTTGCGTTTATTCCAACTTATGACCCGAAATTTACAGCGGCTTATTTTGACTATTACGGTCTTTATTGTTACGGGAATCAACCGTTTATTTGTCACGGGAATTTGGAGAAGCTTCAGCAACCGCTAGCAGCCGCTATTCCTCAAGCTGATATGGATGCTGCTTTGGCTAAGTTTGGTGAGTATTATAATGCTGCTTACCGCCAGTTGATGCTGCGTAGATTGGGCTTTGAGGATTTGCCTGAGGCGGATGGTGATGAGCTTTTGAAGCTGACAATTAAGATGCTGGCGGAGTCTCAAGTTGGTTATCACGATTTCTTTTGGGAGTTGCGGAGACAGTTCCATCGCAGTTGGCGAGATGATGTCAATCAAATTTTTAGCGAAGCGGAATCAACGGAATTGCTAGCACCTTGGGCGCAGTTTTATTGTCACGTTTTGCAAACTTTGTCGGCGGATGATATGGACAAGATGACTCAGATATTGTGCAAGCATAATCCTGAACAATCGCTGTTGAGGCCGACGATTGAGGCTGTTTGGGAACCCATTGCTCTTGAGGATAATTGGCAACCTTTTTATGATTTGGTTGAGCGAATTCAAAATCCAGAGGGTTGATATACACTAATCAAAAAGGTTTGTAGTGAGGACTTTAGTCCTCTGGAAAGAGCGGACTAAAGTCCTCACTACGAGCCTATGAAAAAGGTTTGTAGTGAGGACTTTAGTCCTCTGGAAAGAGCGGACTAAAGTCCTCACTACGAGCCTATGAAAGCCTATGAAAAAGGTTTGTAGTGAGGACTTTAGTCCTCTGGAAAGAGCGGACTAAAGTCCTCACTACGAGCCTATGAAAAAGGTTTGTAGTGAGGACTTTAGTCCTCTGGAAAGAGCGGACTAAAGTCCTCACTACGAGCCTATGAAAAAGGTTTGTAGTGAGGACTTTAGTCCTCTGGAAAGAGCGGACTAAAGTCCTCACTACGAACCAGGGTGATGATTATTTGAGTTTGTCAATTTCAAATTGTGCGTCTTTGTAACCGCCAGTAAGTCCTTGATCGAGAAAGATTTTGCCCGCTTTTTCTAAGTCGCTAATTGCTCCTGCTTTGTCTCCCAAGGAGCGGCGCACCATTGCTCTACCGTAGTAAGCAGCAGCATAATTTGGATTGATCCGAATGGCTTGCACGTAATCGGCGATCGCACTATTGGAATTATTTAACTGCTGGTAAACCTTCGCCCGATTGGCGTAGGCTTCCGCATCGTTGGGATTGAGCGCGATTGCTGCGGTAAAATCTGCGATCGCCCCTTGGTTGTCTCCCGCTGCGTTGCGAGCCAAACCACGATTGCTCAAAGCATTATAATCATTGGGATTTATTGTCACCGCTTGAGTACAATCGGCAATTGCTTTTGGATAATCCTTTAAGTTTAAATAAGCTATGCAGCGATTGTTGTAAGCAACCGCATCTCGATCGCTCAGCGAAATTGCCTGACTGCAATCGTCAATTGCCGCTTGATACGCTGCCAAATTCAACTGCGTGCTGCAACGATTAGCGTAAGCATCTCCACTCTTGGGGTCGATCGCAATTACTTGAGAATAATCTGCCAAAGCTCCCTGATAATCTCCTAGGTGAAAGCGCGCTCTCCCCCGACTGTAGAAAGCTTTAGCATCCTTAGCATCGAGCTTAATTGCCTCAGTATAATCTCCAATCGCGCCCTGCAAATCGCTGCTCCCAGCCCGAGCCAACCCCCGCGAACTATAAGCTTTACCCAGGTTTGGCTGCAACCGAATTACTTCGGTAAAATCCCCAATTGCCGCCTTGTAATCTTGGATTTCTAAATAAGAAACTCCTCTTTCATAATAGGCATCAACATCGTTGGGCTGGAGCTTCAAAACCTGACTAAAATCCTCAATCGCTCCGCGCTTGTCGTTAAAGTCATGACGGGCTAGCCCCCGGTTAAAATAAGCCTTAAAATAGTTAGGATTCAGAGCTATCGTCTGAGAATAATCGGCAATTGCTTCTTGATATTTTTGTAAATCATAATTAGCATTACCCCGTTGATAAAAACTTTCAGCATTGTTAGGATTTAATTGAATAGACTTATTAAAAGCCTGCAAAGCTGCCGCCGCATCTTTATTGCGAGACTTTGCTAGTCCTTGTTCGTAATATTCCTGAGCTTTAATCGGATTCGGGCGGCTGCAATAGGTAAACAGAAATACCAGGGCGATGGCGCCGCAGCTAGCCAAAATCAGCCACCAAAAGCGCGTTCCCAAACGTGACAAATAACTATCAGCAGACAATAAGCTCGCAGAACTACTTTTCTTTTGAGCCGTATTCCCCGGCTCTAGCCGATGCCTCAGCTTGCTGAGAGCGGCCAAAACTTCATCAGCAGA
This sequence is a window from Microcoleus sp. bin38.metabat.b11b12b14.051. Protein-coding genes within it:
- a CDS encoding Ppx/GppA phosphatase family protein → MVNSLAAAESNRIIAAIDMGTNSFHMVVARIDPKLPAFAIIAREKDTVRLGDCEAKTGCLKSEVMERAIATLRRFQDIAKTFNAEQVIAVATSAVREAPNGRDFLKQVTDELDLNVSLISGQEEARRIYLGVLSGMEFNNQSQVIIDIGGGSTELILGDSSEPRCLTSTKIGAVRLTGEFVKTDPISREEFAYLQAYIRISLERPIDELRSQFKIGEELRLIGTAGTIETLAAINAREKLGTVPSPLAGYQLSLKDLRDLVNRFRKLSYSERLAIPGMSDKRAEIILAGALILQEAMILLDMESLTVCDRSLREGVIVDWMLSRGLIENRLRYQGSIRQRSVMHMAEKYQVNLEQSQRTAEFALNLFDQTQGILHNWGSEERELLWAASILHNSGLYVSHSAHHKHSYYLIRNGELLGYTETEIEVIANIARYHRKNPPKKKHDNFVILPKKYREVVSKLHPFLRLAVALDRRQIGAIADFKCEHRPEVREFHLRLEPLTPGDDCALEMWSLDYKKPCFEDEYNLKLVATLEPTLVTV
- a CDS encoding transposase, whose protein sequence is MSNYRRTNIPGATYFFTQVTYQRIPWLCRDIARESLRKSLLRVQRLYPFSIDAIVLLPNHIHCIWTLPARDNNYATRWRFIKTFVTHECANQLGIKAEISQSRQKRKERNLWQRRFWEHLIRDEADYANHCNYIHYNPVKHGLCHSPKDWQYSSFHRFVAESIYPEDWGANDIPDIPAHIGHE
- a CDS encoding YdiU family protein, producing the protein MSNPLLSLNYEPALESLGGDYFDEVPAADFPQHILRFRNDQLLPTLGLDPAQVTDEDFIQAFGKFHCVRPFLALRYHGYQFNEYNPNLGDGRGFLYGQVRGTDGRLYDFGTKGSGRTPYSRSADGRLTLKGGVREVLAAEALHRLGVRTSRCFSLVETGDALWRGDEPSPTRSSVMVRFSHSHIRFGTFERLNYIRRPDLIKKLLDFVIEYYYPEIHLESSNSGVSPAEKYALFYADLVKRVAELVAQWMAAGFCHAVLNTDNMSITGESFDYGPFAFIPTYDPKFTAAYFDYYGLYCYGNQPFICHGNLEKLQQPLAAAIPQADMDAALAKFGEYYNAAYRQLMLRRLGFEDLPEADGDELLKLTIKMLAESQVGYHDFFWELRRQFHRSWRDDVNQIFSEAESTELLAPWAQFYCHVLQTLSADDMDKMTQILCKHNPEQSLLRPTIEAVWEPIALEDNWQPFYDLVERIQNPEG
- a CDS encoding serine/threonine-protein kinase, whose translation is MNMVGQLLDRRYRVVQILSSGAFGQTYLAVDTRRPGHPQCVVKQLRPPSNTSTVLKTAYRLFKQEAEILEKLGKHDQIPFLLAYFEENNQFYLVEEFVPGHALNREIVAGQPWREERVLDLLEEVLKLLAFVHSQGVIHRDVNPSNLIRRKPDGKLVLIDFGSVKEVANHVSDYDTEFPRTIATGTPAYMPIEQFQGNPQFSSDIYAVGMMAIQAITGLPGTDLPKLQDPSPSHTGEIVWRNRTQCSPVLANIIDKMVCHQFGKRYQSADEVLAALSKLRHRLEPGNTAQKKSSSASLLSADSYLSRLGTRFWWLILASCGAIALVFLFTYCSRPNPIKAQEYYEQGLAKSRNKDAAAALQAFNKSIQLNPNNAESFYQRGNANYDLQKYQEAIADYSQTIALNPNYFKAYFNRGLARHDFNDKRGAIEDFSQVLKLQPNDVDAYYERGVSYLEIQDYKAAIGDFTEVIRLQPNLGKAYSSRGLARAGSSDLQGAIGDYTEAIKLDAKDAKAFYSRGRARFHLGDYQGALADYSQVIAIDPKSGDAYANRCSTQLNLAAYQAAIDDCSQAISLSDRDAVAYNNRCIAYLNLKDYPKAIADCTQAVTINPNDYNALSNRGLARNAAGDNQGAIADFTAAIALNPNDAEAYANRAKVYQQLNNSNSAIADYVQAIRINPNYAAAYYGRAMVRRSLGDKAGAISDLEKAGKIFLDQGLTGGYKDAQFEIDKLK